Proteins from a single region of Gossypium arboreum isolate Shixiya-1 chromosome 1, ASM2569848v2, whole genome shotgun sequence:
- the LOC108481738 gene encoding respiratory burst oxidase homolog protein D-like isoform X2, producing the protein MRKHEWRGAYSENNSDTESIASERTTFSEPLPLNAAPFSNKRGSKKSATFNLPPEITTMPNSAAEDDEDEGYVEITLDIRDDSVAVYSFQGGNEDPELALLSLRTMENKSTSLRSSLFSNTSARIKQVSQELKRVVSRRSSNRKIDRTKSAAAHALKGLKFITSKTGACGNIGWSFVEKRFNDLTSSTNGLLHRSQFAECIGMNQSKEFADELFQALARRHNVNGGSIHKIQLKRFWDQISDESFDSRLQTFFDMVDKDADGRITEEEVKEIISLSASANKLATIQKQAEEYAALIMEELDPDNVGYIMVYNLETLLLQAPTQSVRVGDSRVLSQMLSQKLKPTQERNPFKRLYQKMKYFIMDNWQRVWVMMLWLAIVSGLFAYKFVQYRNKAVYGVMGYCVCIAKGGAETLKFNMALILLPVCRNTITWLRNKTKLGVVVPLDDNLNFHKVIAVGITVGAILHGGAHLTCDFPRLLHATEEEYEPMEPFFGEEQPENYWWFVRGVEGVTGIIMVVLMAIAFTLATPWFRRNKLNLPKFLKKLTGFNAFWYSHHLFVIVYVLLIVHGIYLYLTKKWYQKTTWMYLAVPITLYACERLIRAFRSSIKAVKILKVAVYPGNVLSLHMSKPQGFKYKSGQYMFVNYSAVSPFEWHPFSITSSTGDDYLSVHIRTLGDWTRQLKTVFSQVCQPPAAGKSGLLRAEGTNTRYFPFPKILIDGPYGAPAQDHKKYDVVLLVGLGIGATPMISIVKDIINNMKMEEDSTPEGSAMENGNYSNKNNKGFKTRKAYFYWVTREQGSFEWFKGIMNEVAEMDEKKVIELHNYCTSVYEEGDARSALITMLQSLHHAKNGVDVVSGTRVKSHFAKPNWRQVYKNIALRHPNARIGVFYCGAPALTKELRHLASDFSHKTTTKFEFHKENF; encoded by the exons ATGAGGAAACATGAATGGAGAGGAGCATATTCAGAGAACAATTCCGATACAGAAAGTATAGCAAGTGAAAGGACAACTTTTAGTGAACCATTACCCCTTAATGCTGCTCCATTTTCCAACAAAAGAGGCTCTAAAAAGAGTGCAACATTCAATCTTCCACCTGAAATCACCACCATGCCCAACTCTGCTGCTGAGGACGACGAAGATGAGGGGTATGTGGAAATCACCCTGGATATCCGAGACGATTCCGTGGCGGTTTACAGCTTTCAGGGAGGAAATGAAGACCCTGAGTTAGCGTTGCTGTCTTTGAGAACTATGGAAAACAAATCAACGTCCCTTCGTTCGTCTTTGTTTTCCAACACGTCGGCTCGAATCAAACAGGTTTCTCAAGAACTGAAACGTGTGGTTTCGAGACGATCTTCTAACAGGAAAATCGATAGGACTAAATCTGCAGCAGCTCATGCATTGAAAGGGCTCAAGTTTATCACTTCCAAAACTGGGGCCTGTGGAAATATTGGATGGTCCTTTGTCGAGAAACGGTTCAATGATTTAACTTCTTCCACGAATGGCCTTCTTCATCGTTCCCAATTCGCCGAATGCATTG GGATGAACCAGTCTAAAGAGTTTGCCGACGAGCTGTTTCAAGCACTGGCTCGACGGCATAATGTAAACGGAGGCTCAATCCATAAAATACAACTCAAACGCTTCTGGGATCAGATTTCTGATGAAAGCTTTGACTCTAGACTCCAAACTTTCTTTGACAT GGTTGACAAAGACGCTGATGGAAGGATCACTGAGGAAGAAGTCAAGGAG ATCATCAGTCTCAGTGCTTCTGCAAACAAACTTGCTACTATTCAGAAACAGGCTGAAGAATATGCAGCTTTGATCATGGAAGAATTGGATCCTGATAATGTTGGATACATCATG GTTTACAACCTGGAAACTCTCCTGTTGCAAGCTCCAACTCAATCTGTCAGGGTAGGAGATAGTCGAGTTTTGAGTCAAATGTTAAGCCAGAAACTCAAACCTACTCAAGAGAGAAACCCATTTAAACGGTTGTATCAGAAGATGAAGTACTTTATAATGGATAACTGGCAAAGGGTCTGGGTCATGATGTTGTGGCTCGCAATTGTGAGCGGTTTATTTGCTTATAAGTTCGTGCAGTACCGTAACAAGGCCGTGTACGGTGTGATGGGCTACTGTGTTTGCATTGCCAAAGGCGGTGCAGAGACTCTTAAGTTCAACATGGCTTTGATATTGCTACCTGTGTGCCGGAACACCATCACTTGGCTTCGGAACAAGACTAAATTGGGCGTTGTGGTTCCTTTAGACGATAACTTGAATTTCCACAAG GTTATTGCGGTCGGAATCACTGTTGGGGCGATCCTACACGGTGGTGCACATTTAACCTGCGATTTCCCCCGGCTTCTTCATGCAACGGAAGAAGAATATGAGCCTATGGAACCCTTCTTTGGGGAAGAGCAACCTGAAAACTACTGGTGGTTTGTGAGGGGTGTTGAAGGTGTAACAGGAATTATAATGGTGGTGTTAATGGCCATAGCCTTCACGTTAGCCACTCCTTGGTTCAGGCGCAACAAGCTTAACCTTCCCAAATTCCTTAAGAAGCTCACCGGATTCAACGCATTTTGGTATTCCCATCACCTTTTCGTTATCGTCTACGTTCTCCTCATTGTTCATGGCATTTACCTTTACCTCACCAAGAAATGGTATCAGAAAACA ACATGGATGTATCTAGCAGTGCCGATTACCCTTTATGCATGCGAAAGGTTGATTCGAGCTTTCAGATCGAGCATCAAGGCTGTTAAAATTCTCAAGGTTGCTGTGTATCCTGGAAATGTATTGTCACTGCATATGTCAAAGCCCCAAGGATTCAAATATAAAAGTGGGCAATACATGTTTGTCAACTACTCTGCTGTCTCCCCATTTGAGTG GCATCCATTCTCCATCACTTCATCAACAGGAGACGACTACCTCAGCGTTCATATTAGAACTCTGGGTGATTGGACAAGGCAGCTCAAAACTGTTTTCTCTCAG GTCTGTCAACCACCAGCTGCCGGCAAGAGCGGACTGCTCAGGGCCGAAGGAACTAACACTAGGTATTTTCC TTTTCCCAAGATTTTGATCGATGGTCCATATGGAGCACCAGCACAGGACCACAAGAAATACGATGTGGTTCTATTGGTGGGGTTAGGAATCGGTGCCACCCCAATGATAAGCATCGTCAAGGACATTATCAACAACATGAAAATGGAAGAGGATTCGACTCCGGAAGGATCAGCAATGGAGAATGGGAATTACAGTAACAAGAACAACAAAGGGTTCAAAACAAGAAAAGCCTACTTTTACTGGGTGACGAGGGAGCAAGGCTCCTTCGAGTGGTTCAAAGGAATAATGAACGAAGTTGCAGAGATGGATGAGAAGAAGGTGATAGAGCTTCACAACTACTGCACCAGCGTGTACGAAGAAGGAGATGCTCGATCAGCACTCATCACCATGCTTCAATCGCTTCACCATGCCAAAAATGGCGTCGATGTCGTCTCCGGAACTCGAGTCAAATCCCACTTTGCGAAGCCTAATTGGCGTCAAGTTTACAAAAACATTGCTCTTCGTCATCCAAACGCCAGAATTG GGGTTTTCTACTGTGGGGCACCTGCATTAACCAAAGAACTACGTCATCTAGCTTCGGATTTTTCGCACAAGACAACCACAAAGTTCGAATTTCATAAAGAGAACTTTTAA
- the LOC108481738 gene encoding respiratory burst oxidase homolog protein D-like isoform X1, with amino-acid sequence MRKHEWRGAYSENNSDTESIASERTTFSEPLPLNAAPFSNKRGSKKSATFNLPPEITTMPNSAAEDDEDEGYVEITLDIRDDSVAVYSFQGGNEDPELALLSLRTMENKSTSLRSSLFSNTSARIKQVSQELKRVVSRRSSNRKIDRTKSAAAHALKGLKFITSKTGACGNIGWSFVEKRFNDLTSSTNGLLHRSQFAECIGMNQSKEFADELFQALARRHNVNGGSIHKIQLKRFWDQISDESFDSRLQTFFDMVDKDADGRITEEEVKEIISLSASANKLATIQKQAEEYAALIMEELDPDNVGYIMVYNLETLLLQAPTQSVRVGDSRVLSQMLSQKLKPTQERNPFKRLYQKMKYFIMDNWQRVWVMMLWLAIVSGLFAYKFVQYRNKAVYGVMGYCVCIAKGGAETLKFNMALILLPVCRNTITWLRNKTKLGVVVPLDDNLNFHKVIAVGITVGAILHGGAHLTCDFPRLLHATEEEYEPMEPFFGEEQPENYWWFVRGVEGVTGIIMVVLMAIAFTLATPWFRRNKLNLPKFLKKLTGFNAFWYSHHLFVIVYVLLIVHGIYLYLTKKWYQKTTWMYLAVPITLYACERLIRAFRSSIKAVKILKVAVYPGNVLSLHMSKPQGFKYKSGQYMFVNYSAVSPFEWHPFSITSSTGDDYLSVHIRTLGDWTRQLKTVFSQVCQPPAAGKSGLLRAEGTNTSFPKILIDGPYGAPAQDHKKYDVVLLVGLGIGATPMISIVKDIINNMKMEEDSTPEGSAMENGNYSNKNNKGFKTRKAYFYWVTREQGSFEWFKGIMNEVAEMDEKKVIELHNYCTSVYEEGDARSALITMLQSLHHAKNGVDVVSGTRVKSHFAKPNWRQVYKNIALRHPNARIGVFYCGAPALTKELRHLASDFSHKTTTKFEFHKENF; translated from the exons ATGAGGAAACATGAATGGAGAGGAGCATATTCAGAGAACAATTCCGATACAGAAAGTATAGCAAGTGAAAGGACAACTTTTAGTGAACCATTACCCCTTAATGCTGCTCCATTTTCCAACAAAAGAGGCTCTAAAAAGAGTGCAACATTCAATCTTCCACCTGAAATCACCACCATGCCCAACTCTGCTGCTGAGGACGACGAAGATGAGGGGTATGTGGAAATCACCCTGGATATCCGAGACGATTCCGTGGCGGTTTACAGCTTTCAGGGAGGAAATGAAGACCCTGAGTTAGCGTTGCTGTCTTTGAGAACTATGGAAAACAAATCAACGTCCCTTCGTTCGTCTTTGTTTTCCAACACGTCGGCTCGAATCAAACAGGTTTCTCAAGAACTGAAACGTGTGGTTTCGAGACGATCTTCTAACAGGAAAATCGATAGGACTAAATCTGCAGCAGCTCATGCATTGAAAGGGCTCAAGTTTATCACTTCCAAAACTGGGGCCTGTGGAAATATTGGATGGTCCTTTGTCGAGAAACGGTTCAATGATTTAACTTCTTCCACGAATGGCCTTCTTCATCGTTCCCAATTCGCCGAATGCATTG GGATGAACCAGTCTAAAGAGTTTGCCGACGAGCTGTTTCAAGCACTGGCTCGACGGCATAATGTAAACGGAGGCTCAATCCATAAAATACAACTCAAACGCTTCTGGGATCAGATTTCTGATGAAAGCTTTGACTCTAGACTCCAAACTTTCTTTGACAT GGTTGACAAAGACGCTGATGGAAGGATCACTGAGGAAGAAGTCAAGGAG ATCATCAGTCTCAGTGCTTCTGCAAACAAACTTGCTACTATTCAGAAACAGGCTGAAGAATATGCAGCTTTGATCATGGAAGAATTGGATCCTGATAATGTTGGATACATCATG GTTTACAACCTGGAAACTCTCCTGTTGCAAGCTCCAACTCAATCTGTCAGGGTAGGAGATAGTCGAGTTTTGAGTCAAATGTTAAGCCAGAAACTCAAACCTACTCAAGAGAGAAACCCATTTAAACGGTTGTATCAGAAGATGAAGTACTTTATAATGGATAACTGGCAAAGGGTCTGGGTCATGATGTTGTGGCTCGCAATTGTGAGCGGTTTATTTGCTTATAAGTTCGTGCAGTACCGTAACAAGGCCGTGTACGGTGTGATGGGCTACTGTGTTTGCATTGCCAAAGGCGGTGCAGAGACTCTTAAGTTCAACATGGCTTTGATATTGCTACCTGTGTGCCGGAACACCATCACTTGGCTTCGGAACAAGACTAAATTGGGCGTTGTGGTTCCTTTAGACGATAACTTGAATTTCCACAAG GTTATTGCGGTCGGAATCACTGTTGGGGCGATCCTACACGGTGGTGCACATTTAACCTGCGATTTCCCCCGGCTTCTTCATGCAACGGAAGAAGAATATGAGCCTATGGAACCCTTCTTTGGGGAAGAGCAACCTGAAAACTACTGGTGGTTTGTGAGGGGTGTTGAAGGTGTAACAGGAATTATAATGGTGGTGTTAATGGCCATAGCCTTCACGTTAGCCACTCCTTGGTTCAGGCGCAACAAGCTTAACCTTCCCAAATTCCTTAAGAAGCTCACCGGATTCAACGCATTTTGGTATTCCCATCACCTTTTCGTTATCGTCTACGTTCTCCTCATTGTTCATGGCATTTACCTTTACCTCACCAAGAAATGGTATCAGAAAACA ACATGGATGTATCTAGCAGTGCCGATTACCCTTTATGCATGCGAAAGGTTGATTCGAGCTTTCAGATCGAGCATCAAGGCTGTTAAAATTCTCAAGGTTGCTGTGTATCCTGGAAATGTATTGTCACTGCATATGTCAAAGCCCCAAGGATTCAAATATAAAAGTGGGCAATACATGTTTGTCAACTACTCTGCTGTCTCCCCATTTGAGTG GCATCCATTCTCCATCACTTCATCAACAGGAGACGACTACCTCAGCGTTCATATTAGAACTCTGGGTGATTGGACAAGGCAGCTCAAAACTGTTTTCTCTCAG GTCTGTCAACCACCAGCTGCCGGCAAGAGCGGACTGCTCAGGGCCGAAGGAACTAACACTAG TTTTCCCAAGATTTTGATCGATGGTCCATATGGAGCACCAGCACAGGACCACAAGAAATACGATGTGGTTCTATTGGTGGGGTTAGGAATCGGTGCCACCCCAATGATAAGCATCGTCAAGGACATTATCAACAACATGAAAATGGAAGAGGATTCGACTCCGGAAGGATCAGCAATGGAGAATGGGAATTACAGTAACAAGAACAACAAAGGGTTCAAAACAAGAAAAGCCTACTTTTACTGGGTGACGAGGGAGCAAGGCTCCTTCGAGTGGTTCAAAGGAATAATGAACGAAGTTGCAGAGATGGATGAGAAGAAGGTGATAGAGCTTCACAACTACTGCACCAGCGTGTACGAAGAAGGAGATGCTCGATCAGCACTCATCACCATGCTTCAATCGCTTCACCATGCCAAAAATGGCGTCGATGTCGTCTCCGGAACTCGAGTCAAATCCCACTTTGCGAAGCCTAATTGGCGTCAAGTTTACAAAAACATTGCTCTTCGTCATCCAAACGCCAGAATTG GGGTTTTCTACTGTGGGGCACCTGCATTAACCAAAGAACTACGTCATCTAGCTTCGGATTTTTCGCACAAGACAACCACAAAGTTCGAATTTCATAAAGAGAACTTTTAA